From Topomyia yanbarensis strain Yona2022 chromosome 1, ASM3024719v1, whole genome shotgun sequence, one genomic window encodes:
- the LOC131696443 gene encoding uncharacterized protein LOC131696443 translates to MTEMNESMKVILRVIQYQEFADEIPRLKSGVQCKRLYNLNPVIDEEMLRVGGRLRHSQLPFSSKHQWILPNRNNVVDSLINALHRENLHIGPTALLATLRRQFWVPNGRSAVRKITRSCVQCFKTKPTTVGQFMGDLPASRCERAPAFQKVGLDYAGPILLKQPGRKAVAVKGYICIFVCMVTKGIRLEAVESLSTDSFIAALHRFVSRRGVPEDMFSDNGTNFVGAKNQLHELYQMFKQQLTERKLFEFCQPIKINWKMIPPSAPHMGGIWEASVKSAKSVLKRVCHTTTLNMVEFSTLLCQIEAVLNSPPLYAHSDDPADLEPLTPGHFMIDRPLTSIPEPTYEEIPVNRLSRWQYVQQLRQNFWKRWSREYLMELQTRTKWTKRTCNIAPGMVVIIEEDNLPPQSWKVGRVEQTFPAEDGLVRVVDLRTKTGILRRPIHKLALLPILDNAESSSSSGRFFKSSGGRMFELTSRMNCVIKIDAPLACLP, encoded by the coding sequence ATGACCGAGATGAACGAATCCATGAAGGTGATTCTTAGAGTGATTCAGTATCAAGAATTTGCAGATGAGATACCCCGTTTGAAATCAGGTGTGCAATGCAAGAGATTGTACAATTTGAATCCTGTTATCGACGAAGAGATGCTAAGAGTTGGCGGTCGACTTCGACATTCCCAACTACCATTTTCCAGCAAACACCAGTGGATTTTACCAAATCGCAATAATGTAGTTGACAGTCTAATTAATGCACTTCACCGTGAGAATCTGCATATAGGTCCTACCGCTCTTCTAGCGACTCTTCGGCGTCAGTTTTGGGTTCCAAATGGTCGTTCTGCTGTGCGTAAGATCACACGTAGCTGTGTCCAGTGCTTTAAGACCAAACCGACAACGGTAGGTCAGTTCATGGGTGACCTGCCAGCCAGTCGTTGTGAACGAGCACCAGCTTTTCAAAAGGTTGGACTCGATTATGCTGGCCCTATTCTTTTGAAGCAACCTGGACGAAAGGCAGTTGCTGTTAAGGGGTACATTTGTATCTTTGTGTGCATGGTGACCAAGGGTATTCGTCTGGAGGCAGTCGAAAGCCTATCAACCGATTCTTTCATCGCAGCGTTACACCGGTTCGTATCCCGACGAGGAGTACCAGAGGACATGTTTTCTGACAACGGGACCAACTTCGTTGGTGCAAAGAACCAACTGCATGAATTGTACCAAATGTTTAAACAGCAGTTAACGGAAAGGAAGCTGTTTGAATTTTGTCAACCTATAAAAATTAACTGGAAAATGATTCCACCAAGTGCTCCTCACATGGGGGGAATATGGGAGGCAAGTGTAAAGAGTGCCAAATCCGTACTTAAAAGAGTATGCCATACTACTACGCTTAACATGGTAGAGTTCTCTACACTTCTCTGTCAAATTGAAGCTGTTCTAAACTCTCCGCCTCTTTATGCTCATTCCGATGATCCAGCTGATCTTGAACCGCTTACTCCTGGACATTTTATGATCGACCGTCCATTAACGTCCATACCGGAGCCAACATATGAAGAGATTCCAGTGAATAGACTTTCTCGTTGGCAATATGTCCAGCAACTTCGACAAAACTTTTGGAAACGATGGTCCCGAGAGTACCTTATGGAATTGCAGACCAGAACCAAATGGACAAAGAGGACATGCAATATTGCACCAGGCATGGTGGTAATAATTGAAGAAGACAATTTACCACCACAATCTTGGAAAGTTGGAAGAGTTGAGCAAACTTTTCCTGCTGAAGACGGTCTGGTACGAGTAGTGGATTTGCGTACAAAAACAGGAATCCTACGACGTCCAATTCACAAACTAGCTTTGCTCCCGATTCTTGACAACGCTGAATCTTCAAGTTCTTCAGGCAggtttttcaaatcatctggGGGGAGGATGTTCGAGCTGACATCTCGAATGAACTGTGTAATAAAAATTGATGCACCCCTTGCGTGTCTACCGTAA
- the LOC131696444 gene encoding uncharacterized protein LOC131696444 — protein sequence MAADIVDKNFYVDNGLFGYDDLSQARDAQNQLIHKWSSNSLELLETIHEADREQLVSFEESGANEVIKMLGLMWNPSTDALLFVSMPTCDIETPTNHPLGLVSSVVIIGKLLMQQTWKENIDWDEQITGELLKNWKYFLVTIAGINQLHIPRQILVTDAAHFELHGFADASQGALGACVYIRSVIPGLDAVVRLLCGKSKVVPKAALTIPRKELAAALLLHRFVRKIISSSNLLFSTIVLWSDSQVVLAWLKKNPSLLEIFVRNRVCEIISTENDFEWRYVKTSEKPADVVSRGQSAIKLATNNLWWSGTLFLKSDPYEIETPTQLYDDDIPEMKCVAVVHTVVRYEKLPVFQKFESFRKLQIVIAYVLRFCKNAKEKSAKSVS from the coding sequence ATGGCAGCGGATATAGTCGACAAAAATTTCTACGTCGATAATGGCTTGTTTGGATACGACGACTTATCACAAGCGCGCGATGCGCAAAACCAATTGATTCACAAATGGTCATCGAATAGTTTAGAGCTGTTGGAGACCATTCATGAAGCGGATCGAGAGCAGCTAGTAAGTTTTGAAGAATCCGGAGCCAACGAAGTCATTAAAATGCTTGGATTAATGTGGAATCCTTCAACGGACGCGCTGCTGTTCGTATCAATGCCCACCTGTGATATAGAAACGCCAACCAACCATCCTTTGGGGTTGGTGTCTTCAGTAGTTATCATTGGCAAACTTCTTATGCAGCAAACCTGGAAGGAAAACATTGATTGGGATGAACAAATTACAGGAGAGTTGTTGAAAAATTGGAAATACTTCCTTGTCACTATCGCCGGAATCAATCAACTGCACATACCACGTCAAATATTGGtgaccgatgctgctcactttgaGCTGCATGGCTTTGCGGATGCTTCTCAAGGTGCATTAGGAGCCTGTGTCTACATTCGATCCGTGATCCCTGGTCTGGATGCCGTAGTTAGACTACTTTGTGGGAAATCGAAAGTAGTTCCAAAGGCAGCTCTCACAATTCCTCGCAAGGAACTAGCGGCTGCGTTACTGCTGCATCGTTTCGTGCGAAAAATTATTTCTTCCTCGAATTTGCTTTTCAGTACAATCGTGTTGTGGTCTGACAGCCAAGTGGTTCTCGCATGGTTGAAGAAAAATCCCAGCCTACTAGAAATTTTCGTGCGAAACAGAGTATGTGAAATTATCTCTACTGAGAATGATTTTGAATGGAGATACGTAAAAACTTCCGAGAAACCAGCCGATGTGGTTTCTCGGGGTCAATCAGCCATTAAGTTAGCAACGAACAATTTATGGTGGAGTGGTACATTGTTCTTGAAAAGTGATCCTTACGAGATTGAAACTCCTACCCAACTATACGATGATGATATTCCAGAAATGAAGTGTGTTGCCGTGGTGCATACGGTTGTGCGTTATGAAAAATTACCAGTTTTCCAAAAATTTGAATCTTTTCGTAAATTACAAATAGTTATTGCATATGTTCTACGATTCTGCAAGAACGCGAAGGAGAAATCAGCGAAATCCGTATCCTGA